The following coding sequences are from one Streptomyces sp. NBC_01485 window:
- the glpX gene encoding class II fructose-bisphosphatase, translating into MTEHHHLPSELDVPSEAPDRNLALELVRVTEAAAMAAGRWVGRGDKNGADGAAVRAMRTLVSTVSMNGVVVIGEGEKDEAPMLFNGERVGDGTGPEVDIAVDPIDGTTLTAKGMPNAIAVLAATERGAMFDPSAVFYMDKLVTGPEAADFVDIDAPVAVNIRRVAKAKRAMPEDVTVVILDRPRHEGIIEEIRATGARIKLISDGDVAGSILALREGTGIDLLLGVGGTPEGIISACAVRCLGGVIQGKLWPKDDAERQRAIDAGHDLDRVLTTEDLVTGENVFFVATGITDGELLRGVRYRSETATTDSIVMRSKSGTVRRIDSEHRLSKLRAYSAVDFDRAK; encoded by the coding sequence ATGACCGAGCATCATCACTTGCCGTCCGAGCTCGATGTTCCCTCCGAGGCCCCCGACCGCAACCTCGCCCTCGAACTGGTCCGGGTGACCGAAGCCGCCGCGATGGCCGCGGGTCGCTGGGTGGGACGCGGCGACAAGAACGGCGCCGACGGTGCCGCGGTGCGCGCCATGCGAACCCTCGTCTCCACCGTGTCGATGAACGGCGTGGTCGTCATCGGCGAGGGCGAGAAGGACGAGGCCCCGATGCTCTTCAACGGCGAGCGCGTCGGTGACGGGACCGGGCCCGAGGTCGACATCGCCGTCGACCCGATCGACGGCACCACGCTGACGGCCAAGGGCATGCCGAACGCGATCGCCGTCCTCGCCGCCACCGAGCGCGGCGCGATGTTCGACCCGTCCGCCGTGTTCTACATGGACAAGCTGGTCACCGGGCCGGAAGCCGCAGACTTCGTCGACATCGACGCGCCCGTGGCCGTGAACATCCGGCGGGTCGCCAAAGCCAAGCGGGCCATGCCTGAGGACGTCACCGTCGTCATCCTGGACCGGCCGCGGCACGAGGGCATCATCGAGGAGATCCGGGCGACCGGCGCGCGCATCAAGCTGATCTCCGACGGTGACGTCGCCGGCTCGATCCTCGCCCTGCGCGAGGGCACCGGCATCGACCTGCTGCTCGGCGTCGGCGGCACCCCTGAGGGCATCATCTCGGCCTGCGCCGTGAGGTGTCTGGGCGGCGTCATCCAGGGCAAGCTGTGGCCCAAGGACGACGCGGAGCGGCAGCGGGCGATCGACGCCGGGCACGATCTCGACCGGGTGCTGACCACCGAGGACCTGGTGACCGGCGAGAACGTGTTCTTCGTCGCCACCGGGATCACCGACGGCGAGCTGCTGCGGGGGGTTCGGTACCGGTCGGAGACCGCGACGACCGACTCGATCGTGATGCGGTCGAAGTCGGGGACGGTTCGGCGGATCGACTCCGAACATCGCTTGAGCAAGCTGCGGGCCTACAGCGCCGTGGACTTCGATCGGGCCAAGTAG
- a CDS encoding DUF6542 domain-containing protein has product MPNPRLTGLGGGLFSGALMVVVGCLDQVLFGGSLTVYSVLFLPVCLLTALWVRGADLLSAPVVAPIAFAAGLLPVAESGNGTGARLMGLVTALATQAGWLYGGTLLAALTILARGLRRAAALRHTTNRR; this is encoded by the coding sequence ATGCCGAATCCCCGGCTCACCGGGCTCGGTGGGGGGCTGTTCAGCGGGGCGTTGATGGTCGTGGTCGGGTGTCTTGATCAGGTGCTGTTCGGGGGCTCGTTGACGGTGTACAGCGTGCTGTTCCTGCCCGTGTGCCTGCTGACCGCCCTGTGGGTGCGCGGGGCCGACCTGCTGTCCGCGCCCGTGGTCGCGCCGATCGCCTTCGCCGCGGGGCTGCTGCCCGTCGCCGAGAGCGGGAACGGGACCGGGGCGCGGCTGATGGGGCTGGTCACGGCGCTCGCCACCCAGGCCGGCTGGCTGTACGGGGGGACGCTCCTGGCGGCGCTGACCATCCTGGCCCGCGGGCTGCGCCGAGCGGCGGCCCTCCGACACACCACGAACCGCCGCTAG
- the ppgK gene encoding polyphosphate--glucose phosphotransferase — translation MQIFGVDIGGSGIKGAPVDLDKGDLAEERCKVLTPHPATPEGVADGVKQVVDHFGWTGPVGLTFPGVVTDGSHIRTAANVDKSWVDVDARTLFSERLSGLPVTVVNDADAAGVAEMAFGAGRDRRGTVILLTFGTGIGSALFTDGVLVPNTELGHLELHGHDAEKRASSKAKEDGELTWEHWARRVTKYLAHVEMLFSPELFIIGGGVSRKSEKFLHLIEGIKAEIVPAQLQNNAGIVGAAMRASKDS, via the coding sequence ATGCAGATCTTCGGCGTGGACATCGGTGGATCCGGGATCAAGGGCGCCCCTGTGGACCTGGACAAGGGCGACCTGGCGGAGGAGCGCTGCAAAGTGCTCACTCCGCACCCGGCGACACCCGAGGGCGTGGCCGACGGTGTGAAGCAGGTCGTCGACCACTTCGGCTGGACCGGCCCGGTGGGCCTCACCTTCCCCGGCGTGGTCACCGACGGCTCCCACATCCGTACGGCGGCCAACGTCGACAAGAGCTGGGTCGACGTGGACGCGCGCACGTTGTTCAGCGAGCGGCTGAGCGGGCTCCCGGTGACCGTGGTCAACGACGCGGACGCGGCGGGCGTCGCCGAGATGGCCTTCGGCGCCGGCCGCGACCGCAGGGGCACGGTGATCCTGCTGACGTTCGGCACGGGCATCGGCAGCGCCCTCTTCACCGACGGCGTCCTCGTCCCCAACACCGAGCTCGGCCACCTGGAGCTGCACGGGCACGACGCCGAGAAGCGCGCCTCCAGCAAGGCCAAGGAGGACGGCGAGCTGACCTGGGAGCACTGGGCCCGCCGCGTCACGAAGTACCTCGCCCACGTCGAGATGCTCTTCTCGCCCGAGCTGTTCATCATCGGCGGCGGCGTCAGCCGCAAGTCGGAGAAGTTCCTGCACCTCATCGAGGGCATCAAGGCGGAGATCGTCCCGGCGCAACTGCAGAACAACGCGGGAATCGTGGGAGCGGCGATGCGGGCGTCGAAGGACAGCTAG
- a CDS encoding exodeoxyribonuclease VII small subunit: MTSRTDEALGYEQARDELIEVVRRLEAGGTTLEESLALWERGEELAKVCRRWLEGARARLDAALAEEEGTPGEE, encoded by the coding sequence ATGACGAGCAGGACGGACGAGGCGCTCGGGTACGAGCAGGCCCGCGACGAGCTGATCGAGGTCGTACGGCGGCTGGAGGCGGGGGGTACGACGCTGGAGGAGTCCCTCGCCCTCTGGGAGCGCGGCGAGGAGCTGGCCAAGGTGTGCCGGCGCTGGCTGGAGGGTGCGCGGGCGCGGCTGGACGCGGCGCTGGCCGAGGAGGAGGGGACACCCGGGGAGGAGTGA
- the xseA gene encoding exodeoxyribonuclease VII large subunit — MAVNTSADAPLPVGEVSRLIGSWIDRLGAVWVEGQITQLSRRPGAGVVFLTLRDPAHDISVGVTCYRQVFDAVADVVGEGARVVVHAKPEWYAPRGQLSLRAVEIRPVGVGELLARLEQLKKSLAAEGLFAPARKKPLPFLPQLIGLVCGRASAAERDVLENARHRWPAVRFEVRNVAVQGVHAVTQVVQAVKELDALDDVDVIVVARGGGSVEDLLPFSDEQLVRAVAACRTPVVSAIGHEPDNPLLDHVADLRASTPTDAAKKVVPDVGEELERVRMLRGRARRCVEGFVEREERGLAHALARPAIQDPHRMIDERADHVASLVDRTRRTLGHLLDRADSELTHTHARVVALSPAATLRRGYAVLQKADGHVVRDPGEVAADEVLRARVAEGEFTVSRTDGPVDDVPVDDDP; from the coding sequence ATGGCTGTGAACACGTCCGCGGACGCCCCGCTGCCCGTCGGCGAGGTGTCGCGGCTCATCGGGAGCTGGATCGACCGGCTCGGCGCGGTATGGGTCGAGGGGCAGATCACGCAGTTGTCGCGGCGTCCGGGCGCGGGCGTCGTGTTTCTGACGCTGCGGGATCCGGCGCACGACATCTCCGTGGGCGTGACCTGCTACCGGCAGGTCTTCGACGCGGTCGCGGACGTCGTAGGCGAGGGCGCGCGGGTCGTCGTCCACGCGAAACCGGAGTGGTACGCGCCACGGGGGCAGCTGTCGCTGCGGGCCGTGGAGATACGGCCGGTGGGCGTCGGGGAGCTGCTGGCGCGGCTGGAGCAGTTGAAGAAGTCCCTGGCCGCGGAGGGGCTCTTCGCGCCCGCGCGCAAGAAGCCGCTGCCCTTCCTGCCGCAGCTCATCGGACTGGTGTGCGGTCGGGCCTCGGCCGCCGAGCGGGACGTCCTGGAGAACGCCCGGCACCGCTGGCCCGCCGTCCGCTTCGAGGTGCGCAACGTCGCCGTCCAGGGCGTGCACGCGGTGACGCAGGTCGTGCAGGCCGTCAAGGAGCTCGACGCGCTCGACGACGTGGACGTGATCGTCGTGGCGCGCGGCGGCGGCAGCGTCGAGGATCTGCTGCCCTTCTCGGACGAGCAGTTGGTCCGCGCGGTCGCGGCCTGCCGTACGCCGGTCGTCTCGGCGATCGGGCACGAGCCGGACAACCCGCTCCTGGACCATGTGGCCGACCTGCGCGCCTCGACGCCGACCGACGCCGCGAAGAAGGTCGTACCGGACGTCGGCGAGGAGCTGGAGCGGGTGCGGATGCTGCGCGGGCGGGCGCGGCGGTGCGTGGAGGGGTTCGTGGAGCGGGAGGAGCGCGGGTTGGCGCATGCGCTCGCGCGTCCGGCGATACAGGATCCGCACCGGATGATCGACGAGCGGGCCGACCACGTCGCCTCGCTCGTCGACCGCACCCGGCGCACGCTGGGCCACCTCCTGGACCGCGCCGACTCCGAGCTGACGCACACGCACGCGCGCGTGGTGGCGCTCTCGCCGGCCGCGACGCTGCGGCGGGGGTACGCGGTGCTGCAGAAGGCAGACGGGCATGTGGTCCGGGATCCGGGCGAAGTGGCGGCGGACGAGGTGCTGCGCGCGCGGGTCGCCGAGGGCGAGTTCACCGTGAGCCGGACCGACGGCCCCGTAGACGACGTCCCCGTGGACGACGACCCATAG
- a CDS encoding malonic semialdehyde reductase — MSLVLDAAAQNLLFREAHTANTFTDEPVTDEQVQAIYDLVKYGPTAFNQTPLRITLVRSAEARERLVKHMAEGNQPKTATAPLVAILSADNEFHEELPALFPAFPQAKDLFFSERPAREGAATLNSALQAAYFIIGVRAAGLAAGPMTGLDFEGVRKEFLDDDHTPLMVINIGKPGENASYPRSPRLAYDEVVTTV, encoded by the coding sequence ATGTCTCTCGTTCTTGACGCCGCCGCCCAGAACCTGCTGTTCCGCGAGGCCCACACCGCGAACACCTTCACCGACGAGCCGGTGACCGACGAGCAGGTCCAGGCGATCTACGACCTCGTCAAGTACGGCCCGACGGCGTTCAACCAGACCCCGCTGCGCATCACCCTGGTCCGCTCCGCCGAGGCCCGCGAGCGCCTGGTGAAGCACATGGCCGAGGGCAACCAGCCCAAGACCGCCACCGCCCCGCTGGTCGCGATCCTCTCCGCGGACAACGAGTTCCACGAGGAGCTGCCGGCCCTGTTCCCGGCCTTCCCCCAGGCCAAGGACCTGTTCTTCAGCGAGCGTCCGGCCCGTGAGGGTGCCGCCACGCTGAACTCCGCGCTCCAGGCCGCGTACTTCATCATCGGCGTCCGCGCCGCTGGTCTCGCCGCCGGCCCGATGACCGGCCTGGACTTCGAGGGCGTCCGCAAGGAGTTCCTGGACGACGACCACACCCCGCTGATGGTCATCAACATCGGCAAGCCCGGCGAGAACGCCTCGTACCCGCGCTCCCCGCGCCTGGCGTACGACGAGGTCGTCACCACCGTCTGA
- a CDS encoding DUF4245 domain-containing protein has protein sequence MAGSKGKQKTARDMILSLGLIMIAAWVIYLFVPHDDRPREVARVDYRVELLTARRAATYPVAAPEGLPDTWKATSVRFQGADFDSWHLGFHAPDGEYVTIEQSTQKRAQFVDEASQGSTETKVTEQIGGRTWTRYTGGRYDALVLQGAEGSTTVVAGTGTFEQLSTMAGALKLA, from the coding sequence GTGGCAGGTTCGAAAGGCAAGCAGAAGACGGCCCGGGACATGATCCTCTCCCTGGGACTGATCATGATCGCGGCGTGGGTCATATACCTCTTTGTCCCCCATGACGACCGCCCGCGCGAGGTGGCGAGGGTCGACTACCGCGTCGAGCTCCTCACGGCGCGCCGCGCGGCGACCTACCCGGTGGCCGCGCCCGAGGGCCTGCCCGACACCTGGAAGGCGACCTCGGTGCGCTTCCAGGGCGCCGACTTCGACTCCTGGCACCTCGGTTTCCACGCCCCCGACGGGGAGTACGTGACGATCGAGCAGTCCACTCAGAAGCGCGCGCAGTTCGTCGACGAGGCCAGCCAGGGCTCGACCGAGACCAAGGTCACCGAGCAGATCGGCGGCCGGACCTGGACCCGCTACACCGGCGGCCGCTACGACGCGCTCGTCCTGCAGGGCGCCGAGGGCTCGACCACGGTGGTCGCGGGCACGGGAACCTTCGAACAGCTGTCGACGATGGCCGGGGCGCTGAAGCTGGCGTGA
- a CDS encoding WhiB family transcriptional regulator, whose product MLQPSHSSLQVAAVPAQRVPARDRDQDAPWHTEAVCRRDEAGLFFAPSKEPTAARLSREEAAKRVCARCPVMVECREHALLQPEPYGVWGGLTAAERRVVLARRRRRDVELKKTAGATGRIAQAG is encoded by the coding sequence GTGCTGCAACCGTCGCATTCGTCCCTGCAGGTCGCCGCTGTCCCGGCCCAGCGGGTACCAGCGCGCGACAGGGACCAAGACGCTCCCTGGCATACCGAGGCGGTGTGCCGGCGCGACGAGGCAGGCCTGTTCTTCGCCCCCTCCAAGGAGCCCACAGCCGCCCGGCTCTCCCGCGAGGAAGCCGCGAAGCGCGTCTGCGCGCGCTGCCCCGTCATGGTGGAGTGTCGCGAACACGCCCTCCTGCAACCCGAGCCCTACGGCGTCTGGGGCGGCCTCACCGCCGCCGAACGCCGCGTGGTCCTCGCCCGTCGCCGCCGCCGCGACGTGGAACTGAAGAAGACGGCAGGTGCTACGGGCCGTATAGCGCAGGCGGGGTAG
- a CDS encoding 4-hydroxy-3-methylbut-2-enyl diphosphate reductase: MSASPGRRRVLLAAPRGYCAGVDRAVIAVEKALEQYGAPVYVRHEIVHNKYVVQTLENKGAIFVERTEEVPPGNIVMFSAHGVAPVVHEEAARGRLATIDATCPLVTKVHKEAVRFANEDYDILLIGHEGHEEVIGTSGEAPEHIQLVDGPEDVAKVEVRDPSKIVWLSQTTLSVDETMETVDALKEKFPQLISPPSDDICYATQNRQLAVKQMGAEAELVIVVGSRNSSNSKRLVEVAKLAGSREAYLVDFASEIDEAWVEGVTTVGVTSGASVPELLVEEVLAWLAERGYGDVELVKAAEEHITFSLPKELRRDLREEAAALVAGRGGSGAEGSADSGDSSTG, from the coding sequence ATGTCTGCTTCGCCTGGCCGCCGCCGTGTCCTGCTCGCCGCTCCCCGGGGCTACTGCGCGGGCGTCGACCGCGCCGTGATCGCCGTCGAGAAGGCCCTGGAGCAGTACGGGGCCCCGGTCTACGTCCGCCACGAGATCGTCCACAACAAGTACGTCGTGCAGACCCTGGAGAACAAGGGCGCCATCTTCGTCGAGCGGACGGAGGAGGTCCCGCCGGGCAACATCGTCATGTTCTCCGCGCACGGCGTCGCCCCCGTCGTCCACGAGGAGGCCGCGCGCGGGCGCCTCGCCACCATCGACGCGACCTGCCCGCTCGTCACCAAGGTGCACAAGGAAGCCGTCCGCTTCGCCAACGAGGACTACGACATCCTCCTGATCGGGCACGAGGGCCACGAGGAGGTCATCGGCACCTCCGGCGAGGCCCCCGAGCACATCCAGCTCGTCGACGGACCCGAGGACGTCGCCAAGGTCGAGGTCCGCGACCCGTCGAAGATCGTGTGGCTCTCCCAGACGACCCTGTCGGTCGACGAGACCATGGAGACCGTCGATGCCCTGAAGGAGAAGTTCCCGCAGCTCATCTCCCCGCCCAGCGACGACATCTGCTACGCCACGCAGAACCGTCAGCTCGCGGTGAAGCAGATGGGCGCGGAGGCGGAGCTGGTGATCGTGGTCGGCTCCCGCAACTCCTCCAACTCCAAGCGGCTCGTCGAGGTCGCCAAGCTCGCCGGCTCCCGCGAGGCCTACCTCGTGGACTTCGCGAGCGAGATCGACGAGGCCTGGGTGGAGGGCGTGACGACGGTGGGCGTCACCTCCGGCGCCTCCGTCCCGGAACTCCTCGTCGAGGAGGTCCTCGCCTGGCTCGCCGAGCGCGGGTACGGGGACGTCGAGCTGGTCAAGGCGGCCGAGGAGCACATCACCTTCTCGCTGCCCAAGGAACTCCGGCGCGACCTGCGCGAGGAAGCGGCGGCGCTGGTCGCGGGGCGCGGCGGAAGTGGTGCCGAGGGCTCCGCGGACTCCGGGGACTCCTCGACCGGGTGA
- a CDS encoding DUF1707 SHOCT-like domain-containing protein, whose translation MDLQKQTAAPTPTAELRASDADRDRVADMLREALAEGRLTADEHAERVEGVLAAKTVGELEVFVRDLPAAHERRAAPASAFASAPSRPTAGAIPADPDDNVVAVFSSAVRRGRWRAGRRIHAYAIFGTVEIDLTEALFEYQQVVIKAISVFGNVEVRVPENVSLRGTGGAVLGNFEVDALDSPQSDAPVVYVDGWAVLGNIEGRPKRGKLVADILDRVQYKVDKSLRKHFDH comes from the coding sequence GTGGACCTTCAGAAGCAGACCGCCGCACCCACACCCACCGCCGAGTTGCGGGCCTCGGACGCCGACCGCGACCGTGTCGCCGACATGCTCCGCGAGGCCCTCGCAGAGGGCCGGCTGACCGCCGACGAGCACGCCGAGCGCGTCGAGGGCGTACTGGCCGCCAAGACGGTCGGCGAACTGGAGGTGTTCGTCCGGGACCTGCCCGCCGCGCACGAGCGGCGCGCGGCCCCTGCCTCCGCCTTCGCCTCCGCGCCCAGCCGGCCCACCGCCGGCGCGATCCCCGCCGACCCCGACGACAACGTGGTCGCGGTCTTCAGCAGCGCCGTCCGCAGAGGCCGTTGGCGTGCGGGCCGCCGTATCCACGCGTACGCGATCTTCGGCACCGTCGAGATCGACCTCACCGAGGCGCTCTTCGAGTACCAGCAGGTCGTGATCAAGGCGATCTCGGTCTTCGGCAACGTCGAGGTCCGGGTCCCGGAGAACGTCTCGCTGCGCGGCACCGGCGGCGCGGTGCTCGGCAACTTCGAGGTGGACGCGCTCGACTCCCCCCAGTCCGACGCGCCGGTGGTCTACGTCGACGGGTGGGCGGTTCTGGGCAACATCGAAGGCCGGCCGAAGCGGGGCAAGCTCGTCGCGGACATTCTCGATCGGGTTCAGTACAAGGTCGACAAGAGTTTGCGTAAACACTTCGACCATTGA